A section of the Citrus sinensis cultivar Valencia sweet orange chromosome 8, DVS_A1.0, whole genome shotgun sequence genome encodes:
- the LOC102606808 gene encoding L-type lectin-domain containing receptor kinase SIT2-like has translation MIKAVLAIGFRFNYCRRLVVTKQIVSYFFSMAALPRLVSFWFLFKVTLIFSASAQEENQFIHHGFEGSKLKLDGLAKIHPNGLLQLTNTSERISGHAFYPFPFKFNSSSSQSLSFSTSFVFAMFPKLPNYGGHGMAFFISPSTDFSEAVAGSHLGIFNRSNNGQFTNHIFAIELDTVQSPEFNDIDGNHVGIDVNGLQSNESASARYFSDEKKEFESLVLESGKPIQIWIDYNGQEKLVNVTLAPVPNPKPSRPLLSTSIDLSQILQDSMYVGLCAATGTRVSDHYILGWSFNKSGPAQNLDISKLPPLPPPPPTPGKKLNHTVIVSVVAAAVVLITIAGAVYFVKKKKYEEVYEDWEKEYSPHRFSYKNLYKATKGFKDKEIIGRGGSGKVYRGVLPSSHAEIAVKKVCHDSDHGMKQFVSEIVSMGKLRHRNLVQLRGYCRRKGELLLVYDYMPNGSLDKILYSNTRPSLNWFQRFRIIKGVAFGLLYLHEEWEQVVLHRDIKPANVLLDADLEGKLGDFGLARLYDHGNDLHTTNVVGTVGYLAPELLRNGRGTTSTDVYAFGVFMLEVACGRRPVQPGELDLLDWVIDYWQKGDVLDASDPRLEGIYVEEQMEMVLKLGLFCSHSNPDTRPSIRQVVQYLDGGALLPDIPLNSSVFGVLTAKNEAPNSGMASFASLVRSDSPHTMSTIDSIITVGR, from the coding sequence atGATTAAGGCAGTCTTAGCTATCGGTTTTAGATTTAACTATTGTAGAAGACTTGTTGTGACAAAGCAGATTGTTTCCTACTTTTTCTCAATGGCTGCACTTCCTAGATTGGTTTccttttggtttcttttcaAAGTAACATTGATTTTTTCCGCCTCAGCTCAAGAAGAAAATCAGTTCATCCACCATGGCTTCGAAGGATCCAAACTGAAACTGGATGGCTTGGCAAAGATTCATCCCAATGGTCTGTTGCAGCTAACCAACACATCCGAGCGTATAAGTGGCCACGCTTTCTACCCTTTtccattcaaattcaattcatcTTCCTCTCAGTCtctttcattttccacaaGTTTTGTATTTGCCATGTTCCCAAAACTGCCTAACTATGGTGGCCATGGTATGGCCTTTTTCATCTCACCTTCCACGGACTTCAGCGAAGCTGTTGCTGGTTCACACTTGGGAATCTTCAATAGATCAAACAATGGCCAGTTTACAAACCACATCTTCGCGATTGAGCTAGATACCGTACAAAGCCCTGAATTCAATGACATAGATGGTAACCATGTGGGAATTGATGTGAACGGCTTGCAATCCAATGAATCTGCTTCAGCACGTTATTTTTCTGATGAAAAAAAGGAGTTCGAAAGCCTTGTGCTGGAAAGTGGAAAGCCGATACAAATTTGGATCGATTACAATGGACAAGAGAAGTTAGTCAATGTAACTCTAGCTCCAGTCCCAAATCCAAAACCAAGCAGACCTCTGTTGTCAACGTCCATTGACCTCTCTCAGATTCTCCAGGATTCCATGTATGTCGGTCTCTGTGCAGCAACCGGCACACGTGTAAGTGATCACTACATTCTGGGATGGAGCTTCAACAAGAGTGGGCCGGCACAAAACCTTGATATTTCAAAGCTTCCTCCACTTCCTCCACCTCCTCCAACACCTGGGAAGAAACTAAATCATACAGTTATTGTTTCAGTTGTAGCTGCAGCGGTTGTGCTGATAACTATTGCTGGAGCTGTTTACTTcgttaagaagaaaaagtatGAAGAAGTATATGAAGACTGGGAAAAGGAGTACAGTCCTCATAGGTTCTCGTACAAGAATCTCTACAAAGCAACCAAAGGTTTCAAAGACAAAGAGATCATCGGACGAGGAGGTTCTGGAAAGGTCTACAGAGGTGTACTTCCTTCTTCTCATGCAGAAATCGCAGTCAAGAAAGTCTGCCATGATTCTGATCACGGGATGAAGCAATTTGTGTCTGAAATTGTGAGCATGGGAAAGCTACGGCATAGGAACTTGGTGCAACTCCGTGGGTATTGTAGGCGAAAGGGAGAACTTCTTTTGGTCTATGATTATATGCCGAATGGAAGCCTTGACAAAATTTTGTACAGCAATACAAGGCCAAGCCTCAATTGGTTTCAGCGATTTAGAATTATCAAAGGAGTAGCATTTGGTCTACTTTACCTTCATGAAGAGTGGGAACAAGTTGTTCTACATAGAGATATTAAACCAGCTAACGTTCTTTTAGATGCCGATCTAGAGGGAAAGCTGGGAGATTTTGGCCTTGCAAGGTTATATGACCACGGCAATGATCTACACACCACCAACGTGGTAGGAACTGTGGGTTATCTGGCTCCAGAGCTTCTTCGAAATGGAAGGGGAACTACTAGCACAGATGTATATGCATTTGGTGTTTTTATGCTTGAGGTGGCTTGTGGAAGGAGACCTGTACAGCCAGGAGAGTTGGATTTACTTGATTGGGTCATTGATTACTGGCAAAAGGGAGATGTTCTTGATGCTAGTGATCCAAGATTGGAAGGTATTTATGTGGAGGAGCAAATGGAGATGGTTCTGAAGCTAGGCCTCTTCTGTTCACACTCTAACCCAGATACTAGGCCGAGCATAAGGCAGGTGGTGCAGTATCTGGACGGCGGTGCATTGTTGCCTGATATACCACTCAATAGCTCTGTATTTGGTGTATTGACAGCTAAAAATGAAGCTCCTAATAGTGGGATGGCATCATTTGCTTCGTTGGTCAGAAGCGATTCTCCTCACACCATGTCTACCATTGATTCCATCATCACAGTTGGTCGTTGA